A stretch of the Sphingomonas sp. CL5.1 genome encodes the following:
- a CDS encoding acyl carrier protein produces the protein MSDRDTILTAIKAQIEPFNKKGVAVTDATTFQGDLEWDSLTVMDFVAAIEDEFDIIITMNMQAEIETVGQLADAVARLKA, from the coding sequence ATGAGCGACCGCGACACCATCCTCACCGCCATCAAGGCGCAGATCGAACCTTTCAACAAGAAGGGCGTCGCCGTCACCGACGCCACCACCTTCCAGGGCGACCTGGAGTGGGACAGCCTGACGGTGATGGATTTCGTCGCCGCGATCGAGGACGAGTTCGACATCATCATCACGATGAACATGCAGGCCGAAATCGAAACTGTCGGCCAGCTCGCCGACGCCGTCGCCAGGCTGAAGGCGTGA
- a CDS encoding aminotransferase class I/II-fold pyridoxal phosphate-dependent enzyme has translation MSDSGLQSDLPPAATPAPAERDLFDKFAPLIAEREALLSSGLRDPFGIVMEEVKSPTVAVIKGRETILLGTYNYMGMTFDPDVIAAGKQAFDKFGTGTNGSRALNGTFHDHMEVEQALREFYGMSGAIVFSTGYQANLGVISAIAGKGEYIILDADSHASIYDGCAMGNAEVVRFRHNSVEDLDKRLGRLPKEPGKLVVLEGVYSMLGDVAPLREMVAVAKKHGAMVLVDEAHSMGFFGPNGRGVYEEQGLEDQVDFVIGTFSKSVGTVGGFCVSNHPKFEILRFVCRPYIFTASLPPAVMASAAVSIRKLMHAHNKRAHLWENTRALHGGLKALGFRLPTDEPQSAVVAVLLDDQDQAVAMWHALLEAGLYVNVARPPATPAGTFLLRCSVCAEHTSEQIARVIAMFEAAGRSTGAIA, from the coding sequence ATGAGCGACAGCGGCCTGCAATCCGATCTCCCGCCGGCGGCCACCCCGGCGCCGGCCGAACGCGACCTGTTCGACAAGTTCGCCCCCCTGATCGCCGAGCGCGAGGCGCTGCTGTCGAGCGGCCTGCGCGATCCGTTCGGCATCGTGATGGAGGAGGTGAAATCCCCCACCGTCGCGGTCATCAAGGGCAGGGAAACGATCCTGCTCGGTACCTATAATTACATGGGGATGACCTTCGACCCGGACGTGATCGCCGCCGGCAAGCAGGCGTTCGACAAGTTCGGCACCGGCACCAACGGCAGCCGCGCGCTCAACGGCACGTTCCACGACCATATGGAGGTGGAGCAGGCGCTGCGCGAATTCTACGGCATGTCGGGCGCGATCGTCTTCTCCACCGGCTATCAGGCCAATCTCGGCGTGATCTCCGCGATCGCGGGCAAGGGCGAATATATCATCCTCGACGCCGACAGCCACGCCTCGATCTACGATGGCTGCGCGATGGGCAATGCCGAGGTCGTCCGCTTCCGCCACAATTCGGTCGAGGACCTCGACAAGCGCCTCGGCCGGCTGCCGAAGGAGCCGGGCAAGCTCGTCGTGCTCGAAGGCGTCTATTCGATGCTCGGCGACGTCGCCCCGCTCAGGGAAATGGTGGCCGTCGCCAAAAAGCACGGCGCGATGGTGCTGGTGGACGAGGCGCATTCGATGGGCTTCTTCGGCCCCAACGGGCGCGGCGTCTATGAGGAGCAGGGGCTGGAGGATCAGGTCGATTTCGTGATCGGCACCTTCTCCAAGTCGGTCGGCACGGTCGGCGGCTTCTGCGTCTCGAACCATCCGAAGTTCGAGATCCTGCGCTTCGTCTGCCGCCCGTATATCTTCACCGCCAGCCTGCCGCCGGCGGTGATGGCGAGCGCGGCCGTCTCGATCCGCAAGCTGATGCACGCCCATAACAAGCGCGCGCATCTGTGGGAAAATACCAGGGCATTGCACGGCGGCCTCAAGGCGCTGGGTTTCCGCCTGCCGACCGATGAGCCGCAATCGGCGGTCGTCGCGGTGCTGCTCGACGATCAGGATCAGGCGGTGGCGATGTGGCATGCGCTGCTGGAGGCGGGGCTGTACGTCAACGTCGCGCGCCCGCCGGCTACACCCGCGGGCACCTTCCTGCTGCGCTGCTCGGTCTGCGCCGAGCATACGAGCGAACAGATCGCCCGCGTGATCGCGATGTTCGAGGCGGCGGGCCGCTCGACCGGCGCGATCGCCTGA
- a CDS encoding ATP-binding protein, translated as MSAIDGGKTRERAISKLRTIALALMGVLGVAVLFALILTLGEANRQRDRAIQLQSHSYDIMVLARTLDGTIAESEASLGRFVISGDKQLGRLYYDNWQLAGKQIDRLADLARQNGSQIPRLAQLRLAYQQRGKELSLIALSTNYGKNSQALSLYYRAREAPSLTAIDRILEEVIRSERNLLDQRTQETRVAIARSTRLARILSAFGILILVGAITLGALTARALTERGVARAEAAAERERADQFAAAVTVATAELRQQEARLRQVQKMEAVGQLTGGIAHDFNNMLAVVIGGLELAQRGLAGTTSRKEIGRHVDSAMEGAKRAAALTGRLLSFTREAAINPVAMGAADLLRGMSDLLDRTLGDAITVVIRDESVGWRLRADRVQIENSILNLAVNARDAMDGRGRLTITAATATLAENERECAAGDYLTIAVTDTGCGMAPEVAERVFEPFFTTKPVGKGTGLGLSQIFAFVRQQGGAITVDTAPGEGTTITLYLPREHEEAAALPVTSDEETSHASPAALDVLVVEDDPRVLAATSGALRELGHRPIPCNDPLAAPAMLATHDAIGLILSDVLMPTQTGPEMIAALDRQHAHIPVLFVTGFAGEASDGDAFSGHHVLRKPFTLNALDRAISAATAADRAAARSGIAAE; from the coding sequence GTGAGCGCGATCGACGGGGGAAAAACGCGAGAGCGGGCGATTTCGAAGCTCCGCACCATCGCGCTGGCGCTGATGGGCGTGCTCGGCGTCGCCGTGCTGTTCGCGCTGATCCTGACGCTCGGCGAGGCCAACCGCCAGCGCGACCGCGCGATCCAGCTCCAGTCGCACAGCTATGACATCATGGTGCTGGCGCGCACGCTGGACGGGACGATCGCGGAATCCGAAGCGTCGCTCGGCCGCTTCGTCATCTCCGGCGACAAGCAGCTCGGCCGCCTCTATTACGACAACTGGCAGCTCGCGGGGAAGCAGATCGACCGGCTGGCCGATCTCGCCCGCCAGAACGGCAGCCAGATCCCGCGCCTCGCGCAATTGCGGCTCGCCTATCAGCAGCGCGGCAAGGAATTGTCGCTGATCGCGCTCAGCACCAATTACGGCAAGAACAGCCAGGCGCTGTCGCTCTATTATCGCGCGCGCGAGGCGCCCTCGCTGACGGCGATCGACCGCATCCTCGAGGAGGTAATCCGCAGCGAGCGGAACCTGCTCGACCAGCGCACGCAGGAAACCCGCGTCGCGATCGCCCGCTCGACGCGGCTGGCGCGAATCCTCTCCGCCTTCGGCATCCTGATCCTGGTCGGCGCGATCACGCTGGGCGCGCTCACCGCGCGCGCGCTGACCGAGCGCGGCGTCGCCCGCGCCGAGGCCGCCGCCGAGCGCGAGCGCGCCGACCAGTTCGCCGCCGCCGTGACGGTCGCCACCGCCGAGCTGCGCCAGCAGGAAGCCCGGCTGCGGCAGGTGCAGAAGATGGAGGCGGTGGGCCAGCTCACCGGCGGCATCGCGCACGATTTCAACAATATGCTGGCGGTCGTGATCGGCGGGCTGGAGCTTGCCCAGCGCGGACTGGCGGGCACGACTTCGCGCAAGGAGATCGGCCGCCATGTCGACAGCGCGATGGAGGGGGCGAAGCGCGCCGCGGCGCTGACGGGCCGCCTGCTTTCCTTCACCCGCGAGGCCGCGATCAATCCCGTGGCGATGGGCGCGGCCGATCTGCTGCGCGGGATGTCCGACCTGCTCGACCGGACGCTGGGCGACGCCATCACCGTCGTCATCCGCGACGAGAGCGTCGGATGGCGGCTGCGCGCCGATCGCGTCCAGATCGAGAACAGCATCCTCAACCTGGCGGTCAACGCGCGCGACGCGATGGACGGGCGCGGCAGGCTGACCATAACCGCCGCCACGGCGACGCTGGCGGAGAACGAGCGCGAATGCGCCGCTGGCGATTATCTCACCATCGCGGTGACGGACACCGGCTGCGGCATGGCGCCGGAAGTCGCCGAGCGCGTGTTCGAGCCGTTCTTCACCACCAAGCCGGTGGGCAAGGGCACCGGACTGGGGTTGAGCCAGATCTTCGCCTTCGTCCGGCAGCAGGGTGGCGCGATCACGGTCGACACCGCGCCCGGCGAGGGCACGACGATCACGCTATATCTGCCGCGCGAGCATGAGGAGGCGGCCGCGCTTCCCGTTACGAGCGACGAAGAAACGTCCCACGCCTCCCCCGCCGCGCTCGACGTCCTGGTCGTGGAGGACGATCCGCGCGTGCTGGCCGCGACGAGCGGCGCGCTTCGTGAGCTGGGCCATCGCCCCATCCCCTGCAACGACCCGCTCGCCGCGCCGGCGATGCTCGCCACGCACGATGCGATCGGGCTGATCCTTTCCGACGTGCTGATGCCCACCCAGACGGGGCCGGAGATGATCGCCGCGCTCGATCGCCAGCATGCGCACATCCCGGTGCTGTTCGTCACCGGATTCGCCGGCGAGGCGAGCGACGGCGATGCGTTCAGCGGCCATCACGTCCTGCGCAAGCCGTTCACGCTCAACGCGCTCGATCGCGCGATCTCCGCCGCGACCGCCGCCGATCGCGCGGCTGCGCGCTCCGGCATCGCGGCGGAATGA
- the lptF gene encoding LPS export ABC transporter permease LptF has protein sequence MKSIDRYMARLIALPLFSTLVLAAMLLVLDRMLRLFDFVATEGGPVSVVWRMLANLLPEYLGLGIPIGLMLGILLAFRRLATSSELDVMRGVGMSYGRLLRVPYMYAIALALLNLAIVGYVQPKARYAYEQLGFELRTGALGASIKVGEFTHLGDRTTLRIEQSRDDGRQLSGIFVHTETQKGDWVGVTAQRGQFLATDDPDVIILRLTNGTLVHNRKDFSTPRVLTFSSHDLPINLPKFERFRVRSGESLEATLPELARTGRTGQTVEERDSSRSEFHFRLAEVASMFLLPLLAVALGVPPKRSTSALGVFLSIVIIVTYHKINQYAASVGHLGRIDPFFALWIPFLVFAALVLWMYRTIAFVPGGQPIGALERVAGKAWKAVASRLPGRRKRAETTA, from the coding sequence ATGAAATCGATCGACCGCTACATGGCACGGCTGATCGCGCTGCCGCTGTTCTCGACTCTCGTGCTCGCGGCGATGCTGCTGGTGCTGGACCGCATGCTGCGCCTGTTCGACTTCGTCGCGACCGAGGGCGGCCCGGTTTCGGTGGTATGGCGGATGCTGGCGAACCTGCTGCCGGAATATCTTGGCCTCGGCATCCCGATCGGGTTGATGCTGGGTATCCTGCTCGCCTTCCGCCGCCTCGCCACCTCGTCGGAGCTGGACGTGATGCGCGGCGTGGGGATGAGTTACGGGCGACTGCTGCGCGTGCCCTATATGTATGCGATCGCGCTGGCGCTGCTGAACCTCGCGATCGTCGGCTATGTCCAGCCCAAGGCGCGCTACGCCTATGAGCAGCTCGGCTTCGAGCTGCGCACCGGCGCGCTGGGCGCCTCGATCAAGGTCGGCGAATTCACCCATCTCGGCGACCGCACCACGCTGCGCATCGAGCAGAGCCGCGACGACGGGCGCCAGCTTTCGGGCATCTTCGTGCATACCGAGACGCAGAAGGGCGACTGGGTGGGCGTGACGGCGCAGCGCGGCCAGTTCCTCGCGACCGACGACCCGGACGTCATCATCCTGCGCCTGACCAACGGCACCCTCGTCCACAATCGCAAGGATTTCAGCACCCCGCGCGTGCTGACCTTCAGCAGCCACGACCTGCCGATCAACCTGCCGAAGTTCGAGCGATTCCGCGTGCGCAGCGGCGAAAGCCTCGAGGCGACGCTGCCGGAGCTGGCGCGCACCGGCCGCACCGGACAGACCGTCGAGGAGCGCGACAGCAGCCGATCGGAATTCCATTTCCGCCTCGCGGAAGTCGCCTCGATGTTCCTCCTGCCGCTGCTCGCGGTGGCGCTGGGCGTGCCGCCGAAGCGCTCCACCTCGGCGCTCGGCGTGTTCCTGTCGATCGTGATCATCGTGACCTATCACAAGATCAACCAATATGCGGCCTCGGTGGGGCATCTCGGCCGGATCGACCCGTTCTTCGCGCTTTGGATACCGTTCCTCGTCTTCGCCGCGCTGGTGCTTTGGATGTACCGCACGATCGCCTTCGTCCCCGGCGGCCAGCCGATCGGCGCGCTGGAGCGCGTCGCGGGCAAGGCGTGGAAGGCGGTTGCCAGCCGCCTGCCGGGCCGCCGCAAGCGCGCGGAGACCACCGCATGA
- the lptG gene encoding LPS export ABC transporter permease LptG gives MTSFFPSRTVSLYMGRMFLVRTFGILAGLVLVLQALDLLGESGKILAAQGNGDAQVWYYVTLRAPQIIARFLPFSVLLGTILTLITMNQNSEVIALKGAGMSAHQVLAPLIVASMGVAVLSFAFNDRVVPRATATLNRWQKVDYGPMPVDRGDRTNVWVRSGPDLIEVDTINGRGNAAELGGITVYDRQGGALRAIITAPRGRRAGDGWAVAPAQRFDVASGKISQIGEMVIARGVTPDQFTLASVDADELSFGALREAIGDLKAAGRPTKALEGSLWHKLSGPLSSVLMPLLGAVAAFGIARSGKLFVRAVIGMALGFAYFVADNFALAMGNLGAYPPFLAAWAPFLLFLFIGETVLLRTEE, from the coding sequence ATGACCTCCTTCTTCCCCTCGCGCACCGTCTCCCTCTACATGGGGCGGATGTTCCTGGTGCGGACGTTCGGCATCCTCGCCGGACTGGTGCTGGTGCTCCAGGCGCTCGACCTGCTGGGCGAATCCGGCAAGATTCTCGCCGCGCAGGGCAACGGCGACGCGCAGGTGTGGTATTACGTCACGCTGCGCGCGCCGCAGATCATCGCGCGCTTCCTGCCCTTCTCGGTGCTGCTCGGCACGATCCTCACGCTCATCACGATGAACCAGAACAGCGAGGTGATCGCGCTGAAGGGCGCGGGCATGTCCGCGCATCAGGTGCTGGCGCCGCTGATCGTCGCCAGCATGGGCGTCGCGGTGCTGAGCTTCGCCTTCAACGACCGCGTCGTGCCGCGCGCCACCGCCACGCTCAACCGCTGGCAGAAGGTCGACTACGGGCCGATGCCGGTCGATCGCGGCGACCGGACGAACGTGTGGGTGCGATCCGGCCCGGACCTGATCGAGGTCGATACGATCAACGGGCGCGGGAACGCGGCGGAACTGGGCGGCATCACCGTCTATGACCGGCAGGGCGGCGCGCTGCGCGCGATCATCACCGCGCCGCGCGGCCGCCGCGCCGGCGATGGCTGGGCGGTGGCCCCGGCGCAACGCTTCGACGTCGCGAGTGGCAAGATATCGCAGATCGGCGAGATGGTGATCGCGCGCGGCGTGACGCCGGACCAGTTCACCCTCGCCTCGGTCGATGCCGACGAGCTGTCGTTCGGCGCGCTCAGGGAAGCGATCGGCGACCTCAAGGCGGCGGGGCGGCCGACCAAGGCGCTCGAAGGCTCGCTGTGGCACAAATTGTCGGGGCCGCTCTCGTCGGTGCTGATGCCGCTGCTCGGCGCGGTGGCGGCGTTCGGCATCGCGCGCTCGGGCAAGCTGTTCGTCCGCGCCGTGATCGGCATGGCGCTGGGTTTCGCCTATTTCGTCGCGGACAATTTCGCGCTGGCGATGGGCAATCTCGGCGCCTACCCGCCGTTCCTGGCGGCGTGGGCGCCGTTCCTACTGTTCCTGTTCATCGGCGAGACGGTGCTGCTGCGCACCGAGGAGTGA
- a CDS encoding fatty acid desaturase, which produces MTTITLDRASAAPARLPIADDREMLKAAAELTRDINAPRPGIYWADFLGSAVLGYAALAAAILSHSTAVTIAAGVVSVLALYRALLFIHELTHVRHAALPGFRFAYNLVIGVPMLVPSFMYEGVHNLHHARTRYGTVDDPEYLPLALMKPWTLPVFIIVAALAPVGLIIRYAVLTPLSLLIPPLRRAVVARYSSLSINPAFRRRMPEGEFRAQWNRIEAACMVWAIALVALAATGVLPLRAFGIMVAVASGVAVLNQVRTLVAHLWENEGETMTVTAQYLDSVNVPPPGLLPGLWAPVGLRYHALHHLLPGLPYHSLGEAHRRLSKALDASSPYHDANYRSLPYLVGKIARSTMLPR; this is translated from the coding sequence ATGACGACCATTACCCTCGACCGCGCGTCCGCGGCGCCCGCGCGCCTGCCGATCGCCGACGATCGCGAGATGCTGAAGGCCGCCGCCGAGCTGACGCGCGATATCAATGCGCCGCGTCCGGGTATCTATTGGGCGGATTTCCTCGGATCGGCGGTGCTCGGCTATGCCGCGCTGGCGGCGGCGATCCTGTCGCATTCGACCGCCGTGACGATCGCGGCGGGGGTGGTATCGGTGCTGGCGCTCTATCGCGCGCTGCTGTTCATCCACGAACTGACCCATGTGCGCCACGCTGCGCTGCCGGGGTTCCGCTTCGCCTATAATCTGGTGATTGGCGTGCCGATGCTGGTGCCGTCGTTCATGTACGAGGGCGTCCACAACCTGCACCATGCGCGCACCCGCTACGGCACGGTCGACGATCCGGAATATCTGCCGCTAGCGTTGATGAAGCCGTGGACCTTGCCCGTGTTCATCATCGTCGCGGCGCTGGCGCCGGTGGGGCTGATCATCCGCTACGCCGTGCTGACGCCGCTCTCGCTGCTCATCCCGCCGCTGCGCCGCGCGGTGGTGGCGCGTTACTCGTCGTTGTCGATCAACCCCGCCTTCCGCCGCCGGATGCCGGAGGGCGAGTTCCGCGCGCAATGGAACCGGATCGAAGCCGCCTGCATGGTCTGGGCGATCGCGCTGGTCGCGCTGGCGGCGACGGGCGTGCTGCCGCTGCGCGCGTTCGGCATCATGGTGGCGGTCGCCTCGGGCGTGGCGGTGCTCAACCAGGTCCGCACCCTCGTGGCGCACCTGTGGGAGAACGAGGGCGAGACGATGACCGTCACGGCGCAATATCTCGATTCGGTCAACGTGCCGCCGCCGGGGCTGCTGCCGGGCCTGTGGGCGCCGGTCGGGCTACGCTATCACGCCTTGCACCATCTGCTGCCGGGGCTGCCCTATCACTCGCTGGGCGAGGCGCACCGGCGGCTGTCGAAGGCGCTGGACGCATCCTCGCCCTATCACGACGCCAATTACCGCAGCCTGCCGTATCTGGTCGGCAAGATCGCGCGGAGCACGATGCTGCCGCGCTGA
- a CDS encoding N-acetyltransferase: protein MASPITIRPVLTKRDRKTFVDLPFRLYRDDPNWVPPLKGEALGLITPEKNGWYSHAKAQLFLAEQDGRVAGRISAHIDTLALEMPPERGFGPGTGFWGLMDAENEEQFAALIAAAEGWLRDQGMTRAIGPVSQSVWEEPGLLIEGFDHPPTVMMGHARPEYRGWVERAGYLPAKQLFTYDLPISDGFPPIVNRIVASGEKNPRIRIRHVDKSRFQQEAAIILGILNDAWSDNWGFIPLTQPEIDDIGVKLKPIVFNDLIRIAELDGRPVAFMITLPDLNEAIKPLNGNLLPFGWAKLLLWLRRPKVRTMRVPLMGVLKELQASRLASQLAFMMIEFIRRDAVGRYGASRAEIGWVLDDNQGMNSIASAIDSKVNKVYQIYARDL, encoded by the coding sequence ATGGCATCACCGATCACCATCCGCCCCGTCCTGACGAAGCGCGACCGCAAGACCTTCGTCGACCTTCCCTTCCGCCTCTATCGCGACGATCCGAACTGGGTGCCGCCGCTGAAGGGCGAGGCTCTGGGCCTCATCACGCCGGAGAAGAACGGCTGGTACAGCCATGCGAAGGCGCAGCTTTTCCTCGCCGAGCAGGACGGCCGGGTGGCCGGGCGCATCTCCGCGCATATCGACACGCTGGCGCTGGAAATGCCACCCGAGCGCGGCTTCGGCCCCGGCACCGGCTTCTGGGGGCTGATGGACGCGGAGAACGAGGAGCAATTCGCCGCGCTGATCGCGGCGGCGGAAGGCTGGCTGCGCGATCAGGGCATGACGCGGGCGATCGGCCCCGTCTCGCAATCGGTGTGGGAGGAGCCGGGGCTGCTGATCGAGGGTTTCGATCATCCGCCGACGGTGATGATGGGTCATGCCAGGCCCGAATATCGCGGCTGGGTGGAGCGCGCGGGCTACCTCCCGGCGAAGCAGCTCTTCACCTATGACCTGCCGATCTCGGACGGCTTTCCGCCGATCGTCAACCGCATCGTCGCGTCCGGCGAGAAGAACCCGCGCATCCGCATCCGGCACGTCGACAAGTCGAGGTTCCAGCAGGAGGCCGCGATCATCCTGGGCATCCTCAACGATGCCTGGTCCGACAACTGGGGCTTCATCCCGCTGACCCAGCCGGAGATCGACGATATCGGCGTGAAGCTGAAGCCGATCGTATTCAACGACCTGATCCGCATCGCCGAGCTGGACGGCCGGCCGGTCGCCTTCATGATAACGCTGCCGGACCTCAACGAGGCGATCAAGCCGCTCAATGGCAACCTGCTGCCGTTCGGCTGGGCGAAGCTGTTGCTGTGGTTGCGGCGGCCGAAGGTGCGGACGATGCGCGTGCCGCTGATGGGCGTGCTGAAGGAGCTTCAGGCGTCGCGGCTGGCGAGCCAGCTCGCCTTCATGATGATCGAGTTCATCCGCCGCGACGCGGTGGGGCGTTATGGCGCAAGCCGCGCAGAGATCGGCTGGGTGCTCGACGACAATCAGGGCATGAATTCGATCGCCAGCGCGATCGATAGCAAAGTCAACAAGGTCTATCAGATCTACGCGCGCGATCTGTAG
- a CDS encoding PLP-dependent cysteine synthase family protein, producing the protein MYASSPLASHRAWLTDAIRRIEADFNRSADTHLIRVDLPRHPGITLYLKDESSHPTGSLKHRLARSLFLYALCNEWIGPDTCVIEASSGSTAVSEAYFARMLGLRFIAVVPATTAAPKLDAIRFQGGEIHTVDDPRTVYDVAQRLAAETRGHYLDQFTYAERATDWRGNNNIAESIFSQMAREERPIPDWIVCGAGTGGTSATIGRFIRYQRHATRLLVADPLHSVFHRHYADRSVDALPEGCASCIEGIGRPRVEPSFIPGVIDRMVAVDDAQSIGAMRALSARLGRRVGGSTGTNLWACAQLVEEMAAAGERGSIVTLLCDGGDRYGCTYYDDAWLAERRIDWRSAAERVAALWD; encoded by the coding sequence ATGTACGCCTCCTCCCCGCTCGCCTCGCACCGCGCGTGGCTGACCGATGCGATCCGACGGATCGAGGCCGATTTCAATCGCTCGGCGGACACACACCTGATCCGCGTCGACCTGCCGCGCCACCCCGGCATCACGCTGTATCTGAAGGATGAAAGCTCGCATCCCACCGGCAGCCTGAAGCACCGCCTCGCCCGCTCGCTGTTCCTCTATGCGCTGTGCAACGAATGGATCGGCCCGGATACGTGCGTGATCGAGGCGTCGTCAGGCTCGACGGCGGTGAGCGAGGCGTATTTCGCGCGGATGCTGGGGCTGCGCTTCATCGCCGTGGTGCCGGCGACCACCGCCGCGCCGAAGCTCGACGCGATCCGCTTTCAGGGCGGCGAGATCCATACTGTCGACGATCCGCGCACCGTCTATGACGTGGCGCAGCGGCTCGCGGCGGAGACGCGCGGCCATTACCTCGACCAGTTCACCTATGCCGAGCGCGCGACGGACTGGCGCGGCAACAACAATATCGCCGAGAGCATTTTCTCCCAGATGGCGCGCGAGGAGCGGCCGATCCCTGACTGGATCGTGTGTGGCGCGGGCACCGGCGGCACCTCCGCGACGATCGGGCGCTTCATCCGCTACCAGCGCCACGCGACGCGGCTGCTGGTCGCCGATCCGCTCCATTCGGTGTTCCATCGCCATTACGCCGACCGCAGCGTCGACGCGCTGCCGGAGGGCTGCGCCTCGTGCATCGAGGGAATCGGCCGCCCGCGCGTCGAGCCGAGCTTCATCCCCGGCGTGATCGACCGGATGGTGGCGGTGGACGACGCCCAGAGCATCGGCGCGATGCGCGCGCTTTCGGCGCGGCTTGGCCGGCGCGTCGGCGGCTCGACCGGTACGAACCTCTGGGCCTGCGCGCAATTGGTGGAGGAGATGGCGGCGGCGGGCGAGCGCGGCAGCATCGTCACGTTGCTGTGCGACGGCGGCGACCGCTACGGCTGCACCTATTACGACGATGCGTGGCTCGCCGAACGCCGGATCGACTGGCGGAGTGCGGCTGAACGCGTCGCGGCGCTGTGGGATTGA
- a CDS encoding phosphoribosyl-ATP diphosphatase translates to MADDTLDRLEATIRARKDAAAMKSYTASLFFQGRRRIAQKLGEEAVETVIAACSGDDAKIVPEAADLIFHLLVLLADADLTLDDVRRELERREGQSGHDEKAGRPLSFRPE, encoded by the coding sequence ATGGCCGACGATACGCTCGATCGCCTCGAGGCGACGATCCGCGCGCGCAAGGACGCGGCGGCGATGAAATCCTATACCGCCAGCCTGTTCTTCCAGGGACGCAGGCGCATCGCGCAGAAGCTGGGCGAGGAAGCGGTGGAAACCGTGATCGCCGCCTGCTCCGGCGACGACGCCAAGATCGTCCCCGAGGCAGCGGACCTGATCTTCCACCTGCTCGTCCTGCTCGCCGACGCGGACCTGACGCTGGACGACGTGCGCCGCGAACTGGAGCGTCGCGAGGGCCAGTCCGGCCATGACGAGAAAGCCGGCCGGCCGCTTTCCTTCCGCCCCGAATAG
- a CDS encoding HIT domain-containing protein — protein sequence MAVDATQPYDDQNIFAKILHGEIRSRKVFEDEHTLVFHDIAPWAPTHLLVIPKGAYVSWDDFSEKASDAEIASFVRVTGKVAREAGLVESGYRLIANTGLDSHAEVPHLHVHILAGRQLGPMLVRNDSRR from the coding sequence ATGGCCGTCGACGCCACCCAGCCCTATGACGATCAGAACATCTTCGCGAAGATCCTGCACGGCGAGATCCGGTCGCGAAAGGTGTTCGAGGACGAACATACATTGGTGTTCCACGACATCGCGCCATGGGCGCCGACGCACCTGCTGGTAATCCCGAAGGGCGCCTATGTGAGCTGGGACGATTTTTCCGAAAAGGCGTCCGACGCGGAAATCGCCAGCTTCGTCCGCGTCACCGGCAAGGTCGCGCGCGAGGCCGGGCTGGTCGAAAGCGGCTATCGCCTGATCGCCAACACCGGGCTGGATTCCCATGCCGAGGTGCCGCACCTCCACGTCCATATCCTCGCCGGACGGCAACTCGGGCCGATGCTGGTGCGGAACGACAGCCGCCGCTGA